A DNA window from Bradyrhizobium barranii subsp. barranii contains the following coding sequences:
- a CDS encoding type II toxin-antitoxin system HipA family toxin yields MSKFMNVLMGGVPIGRLEQMDTGVLAIEYADGWLAADRVQIPLSMSLPLAAKKHSGAKVANYLWNLLPDSDQTLQKWGQIYGVSPNSAFALLSKVGEDCAGAIQIVTDEWMAANADSPGEVQWIDEAEVANRLKRLREERTWTGRRDGDRGHFSLAGAQPKMALLFDGKRWGVPSGRRATTHILKPPMPHLRGTTENEYACLRLANHLGITAAEAKVGKFGEEVAIVVTRYDREIDKDGVVRRFHQEDMCQALGVHPAVKYQSEGGPSIEQITNDVLRYATDPEADKAAFADMIAFSFLVLGTDAHAKNFSVIHLPGRRMFLAPLYDVLSFVPYDNDEHERRRLRMAMKIGGYYKFSEVLPRHWRRQAELMKMDPDEMIARLVVLGEKIPDALSDVVKEARVEGLKEPVLDTMLDGISARGKAIVQQYSA; encoded by the coding sequence ATGAGCAAATTCATGAACGTCCTGATGGGCGGCGTCCCGATCGGCCGTCTCGAGCAGATGGATACCGGCGTCCTGGCCATCGAGTACGCCGATGGTTGGCTCGCGGCCGACAGGGTTCAAATTCCGCTTTCGATGTCCCTGCCTCTCGCCGCCAAGAAGCACTCCGGCGCAAAGGTGGCCAACTATCTCTGGAATCTGCTTCCGGACAGCGACCAGACCCTGCAGAAATGGGGACAGATCTACGGCGTGTCGCCGAACAGCGCGTTCGCTCTGCTGTCGAAGGTCGGAGAGGATTGCGCCGGCGCGATCCAGATCGTCACCGACGAGTGGATGGCCGCCAATGCGGATTCGCCTGGGGAGGTTCAGTGGATCGACGAGGCGGAGGTCGCGAACCGCCTCAAGCGCCTGCGCGAGGAGAGGACCTGGACGGGACGTCGCGACGGCGACCGGGGGCATTTCAGTCTCGCCGGCGCGCAGCCGAAGATGGCCTTACTGTTCGACGGAAAGCGATGGGGCGTACCGAGCGGCCGCCGGGCGACCACGCACATCCTCAAGCCGCCGATGCCTCACCTGCGAGGCACGACCGAGAACGAGTACGCGTGCCTGCGCCTCGCGAACCACCTCGGGATCACGGCGGCCGAAGCTAAGGTCGGGAAGTTTGGCGAAGAGGTCGCGATCGTCGTCACCCGGTACGACCGCGAGATCGACAAGGACGGCGTCGTCAGACGATTCCACCAGGAAGACATGTGCCAGGCGCTCGGCGTGCATCCCGCCGTCAAGTACCAGAGCGAGGGCGGACCCTCGATCGAGCAGATCACCAACGACGTGCTGCGCTATGCTACCGATCCGGAGGCGGACAAGGCGGCGTTCGCTGACATGATCGCCTTCAGCTTCCTGGTGCTCGGTACCGACGCGCACGCGAAGAACTTCTCAGTCATCCACCTCCCGGGCCGGCGGATGTTTCTTGCGCCACTCTACGACGTCCTGAGCTTCGTGCCTTACGACAACGACGAACATGAGCGGCGACGCCTGCGCATGGCGATGAAGATCGGCGGCTATTACAAGTTCTCAGAAGTCCTGCCGCGGCATTGGAGACGCCAGGCGGAACTGATGAAAATGGATCCCGACGAGATGATCGCGCGATTGGTGGTGCTCGGCGAGAAGATTCCCGACGCGCTCAGCGACGTCGTGAAGGAGGCGAGGGTCGAGGGCCTGAAAGAACCGGTGCTTGACACGATGCTGGACGGAATCTCGGCGCGCGGCAAAGCGATCGTGCAGCAATACTCGGCGTGA
- a CDS encoding helix-turn-helix domain-containing protein, which translates to MILKTISDLGLAVREARRRRKLTQKQLAQTLGTTQEWISQFETGRLENPSLGTVLKAFAALGIDLNIDSVPGSLRNNDLDTGDLALDEPSFLKGRRR; encoded by the coding sequence ATGATTTTGAAGACAATCAGTGACTTAGGACTGGCCGTCCGGGAAGCCCGCCGTCGGCGGAAGCTGACCCAGAAGCAACTCGCCCAGACGCTGGGGACCACCCAAGAGTGGATCTCGCAGTTCGAGACCGGCCGCCTGGAGAATCCGAGCCTCGGAACGGTGCTAAAGGCCTTCGCCGCGCTGGGGATCGACCTGAACATCGACAGTGTGCCGGGATCTCTACGGAACAACGACTTGGATACCGGTGATCTGGCGCTCGACGAGCCGAGCTTTCTCAAGGGACGGCGGCGATGA